AACACGGTCACCCAATACAGGATCCACCTCTATCACATCAGAGGGATTCACACTGATACAAAACCTGTAGACTGCCTCAATCTGCTGGGGGTCTGGAAAGGAGGGGCAAAGTTGAAATCCTAGCTTGAATGTAGTAATTTTAGCTTTCATTACCACTAACTTAACGTTAGCTTGTTAGGTTAActaggtagctagctagctttccATTTAACGTTACCGTTGAATGTTTTGCAATCTTCGGCCAGTTTCTGAAGGCCACCACTTCTGTCTAAATAGACCAGAACTGATTCTTTCAACGACAAAATATCAGCCATTTTAACTTAGTGGTAAAAAAGTAGTacgtctttgttttgtttgatttttttaagaaagtatCTAGTAGCTACTTTGCTAAAGGTAACGTTGGCATGACGACGTCCACGTTGCCATGGTGACAACCCAGCAGCTGAAGGACTAGGATGTGGTGCGATCCGATAAAATTTAATAATTTCATCAGTTACTACAACGCAATGCATGGTTACTATTAAATACACAAACATCTCAGACAACTTTTCTTTGATATTTAGATTTAGTTTTATTACTGTCAAGGAGTATACGCCTAGTTAATTGCCAGGCGAAGCAAAGCATTGTGGATTTCTAATTTCTGCAATtatgaataaatgttataaggcaaagcaaaacaattaacacaaatacaaaaaatccaaacaaaaAACGATTCACTAAATATTTAAAGACAAACTGAAAAGTAACTGAAGAAGCAGAAGACATGTTTTTCTTGTACAAATGTGACctataaaccaaaatgttttattcagtGGTCTCTCAAGTAATCCCTAGTTCCAGCTTAGTTAAAACGATGATTATGCATAAGTGTATTTTTACAGTAATTACATGGATGAACACACTTCCATCAGACAGTCAAATAGTGTGATTTTAAGTCCAGTGAATTCTTCAAGTTTTTTCAGAAAACTGCTAATTGATTTCATTTAAGGGACACATTTAAGGCTTTTTTAGAAACCACCAGAAATAACATTAATAGAGGATGGCTGTCCTTAGTTCTTAAAAATATcatctgttatgtatatatatatttatataaatacaaattggtaaaaaataaagattttctgGCAAACTTTGTTCCAACCAAAATCTGTGTTAAGTGCTGTTTTGTCTCAGCTGAATGCTTTGGCTTCATAGAACAAGTTAATTCATTGTATAAATTCTTCCCTTTAGTCAAAAGAAGTTATGATGGTTAAGGCAATTGAAGACCTCATTGGGAATGTTTCATAGGAAAGAGTCATCAGAAGCTGGGGCATAAGAGAAGCCCACAAAGGCGTCGTCGGCCTCCATTACACTGGCGTTGACTATGGAGTGGTCTTGAGACCAGCAGACGGAGTTGGGGACCATCTCATCTGTGAACTCAGGATCGAAGTTTGTGATGTCACAGTAAGAGCTCTGTAAAAACATTGGGGAAAGAGAGAATAAAACACGGGTCATATTAGCATTCATGGAACAAATTTGGAATACAACAATACAGTTACAACTTGattttacaaagtgctttaaaatGAGAAAGTCAAATATTCTAAACTTCCAaccaaaaatcaacaaacaaGACTTAAAAGAGAAAACTCAAAATGCATTTTCGTGAGGTAGTTTACCTAATTAGGCAACCTCCACTGTTAATTAGAACAATACAGTAGCATCAAATACAAGAGCATTGCAATTAAGTTTTTCgtcttcagtttgtgttgacgGACTATCAGAGAGGCGTTCATTCAAATCTTTtgttaaaacaaatatttaccACATTCGGTATAAATGGGGGAGGGATCTTCTTCTGTTCGAGGTCCTCCCAGTTGATGGAGGAGAAGAAGCTGTGTTCTTTTATCTCACTCTGAAAATGTAGAATAAATAACTAACcattcattttgtatttataGAAAGTTAGATGAACAAAATTGAGTTGTTTGCTTTCTGTCTCCAAAGTCATGTCAGAACTAaacagcgttcagtttttatgcaccACGTCTGGAATAAACTCCCAGAAAAcatgcaggtccgctgcaactctgttcttttaaatcaaggctgaagacttaTTTCTCTTTTACTGATGTTTTAAACTGCCATTTAATGTTTCAGCACTTTGaaccgaaaactttgaatgacTTCTATTTGTAATGTATTTACAGAAATTACATGATGTACATCTATCAGCCACACGAGGGAGCCTAAACATGAGGAACTCTGCTGTACATGTAGTGTCTGTATCTGGACAGTGTAGGTGTACTATATAATCCCACTCACAAAGTCTTCCCTGGACCCCAGTCTGTGTGGGCCGTCTTTCTCCAGCAGGCCCTGGAGAAGAGACCAGGCTGTGCTGGACGCCCCGGGGCGCATCACTAATGGTTTGTGGAGAATGTTTTCATACATTTCATGTGTGTCCCTGCTGTAGAACGGCGGCTAGGATATGAATGGAAAAGAGACAAGTAGAGGCATGTATGGGAGTGTGCAATAAGGCGCTTTGACATTTAGCACTAAAGCAAATTGTCCAATTGGCTTTAGTTGACCAGTACATCACGTTAAAACTAAAAAGGGTTATCCATAATTGTAGTCAAGACTGCCTACCAAAGAATGAAATAATACTAATCACTGTTAATTATGTGGTATACTGCAACAAATGAGTACAATGCATTAGGGATATTTGAGGAAAAGTAGGCTCAAAGTTAAACCTCACCAGGCCGAAGAGCATTTCATACAGCACTGACCCCAGACACCACCAGTCCACTGTATTATCATACGGCTGCTTCCTCAGGACTTCTGGGGCTAAGTACTGGTCAGAAGAAGCACACaaacataataatataacatttgCATCTTGCTTCTGGTTAAAATACACCAACCAAATGTTTATCAACTATTCTTGCTCATAAAAGCCTATTTTTCTCTCTAGAAAATGTGATTCATATCTCTACACAGACAACACTATGGCCTCAAGATGGAATACACTCATACAATCATTAACTACACTTTATTCCAAAAAGTCTGTTAATGATTATTACTTTTTGACACTGTAGGTGAGACTTCTTTGGAGCGCTCTGTTGCAAAATTGGTAGTAATCAGACATgtaaacatctaaataaatgctgcCATACCTCAGGTGTTCCACAAAATGTAGTGGTGGTATCTGTCTGGGAAATGCCTTCCTTGCACAATCCAAAGTCTGTCAAAATGATATGCCCCTTTTAAAGAGAGGACACAGGGACGTTTTTAGACAACATGTGCCACACAAGCAGCTCATTATCCCCAGGGACTGAGGATTCTATTGTTGCCCAGGAATGTTGGCTGCAGTGTAGCTCAGTCAGTCCCATTCACCGTTCCCTCACTTTCTCAATAAGGCTAGGCAGGAAAATCATTAGTAAGACCTAATCCAATCACACAAATTCTGTCCAGCTAGAACTAGAAATGACACTTGTTCACTGGTGGTACAAATGACTGGACTGGAAAAGAATGAAATTTGTGCTGTACGGTCCCATGTAATAAATCTGCAGCCAGTGTTGAGGCACTGGTGTTGCATACGCTTAAATAAGTATTGTATTGTCAACATAATATCTAACTTGAATAAAGTAGGTGCTGTGCAATCCAGGTATATTCAGTGTAATTACTGCTAGAGTGGTTGTACATCAATTACACAGTAGTGTTTGGTTAAAAAACAGGAAAACTCACTTCATGGTCAAGGAGGATGTTTTCTGGCTTCAAGTCTCTGGACAAAAATGAACACAATTGAATGAATTTAAGTAAATCAGACACATGGCCGTAGCCagcatttggaaacactgaggTCATAATACATATTgttttgtattatatatatttatttaactattaaaatatacatttcactACATTGCATTTCCCTATATGGAGATCTAAATGCTACTTCAAATAGATCTCTACAATGCCAGGAACATAGATCTGGTAAAGAACTCTAAAATAATATCAGAATCAGccttagattagattagattagataattAGCCTTTTGTTTTCAGGTAGTTCAAGcccaaacaaacagaaaatggtAGCTACCGCCCTGAAGACACATTATCATGTAAGGGAGGCCAACATGTGTCACACACATATGTTCAATTTCATACATTGTAAACTTCATGACACTCAATGTCTGATTTAGTATGTGTATAAATGGCAACTAAAATATTGTCAAATCTTTTAGACCTTAGTTATGTTTAGGATATCTAATTAATAATCTTAACAGTACTACTAAGCCACTAAGCATGTGGTCTTAATAAACCCTCAACATACCTGTAAACAATGTTGAGAGAGTGCAGATATCCCAGTGCACTTGCAATTTCAGCAATGTAGAATTTTGCTCTGGGCTCTGGGAAGGTCCGCTCTTTTTGAAGATGGAAGAAAagctgaaatgaaaatgttagATTTTGAAGATGTTAGATTATTGGAATGCATTATATGGCAACTGTACTGTGGGAGAATACACCACCAtgagaaaatcaaataattaaCCATGATGTGACAAAGTTGCAAAATGTATCTGATTTTGTATACAAATTatctttatttaataaaaacttGTCTGGTAAGTGTAAATACTGAACTTTGTAGTCAACCTATTCAGAAGAAAGAAGCAGATTTACTGGGATACAGATTGTAGTTAGTCACTCTCACATAGTCACACATGACAGCTTTAAAATAGCTGATCACACTGTGATCGttaacaacagcaacagtgcTGCCTTGAGGAATTTCATTCAAGCTATGTAATACATAATTTCCTATATTACTGACATCTCAGTTTTTCTTGAACTTGTGACTCGTTTCTGTGTGAGCGCATTATTCACAAAACTACTCACTTCTCCTCCATTGACGAAATCCAAGACAAAGTATAACTTGTCTGTGGTCTGGAAGGAATAATGAAGGCCAACCAGGAAAGGGTGTTTCACATTCTTTAGCAGCACGTTGCGCTCTGCCATGATGTGCTTTTGCTGTTTGGAAGGAGTGATTTATAAGAAttcacttaataataataataataattcacttTTGCATGCCCTAAAAATGGATAGTCATATTTGATAGTAAAATTACCTCTTTTCTGTTGAGAATGACCTTTTTCTGTAAAACCTTGACTGCATAATACTTTTCATCATGTTTTCGTTTTGCAAGGAAAACCTGCATCACAAGGGAAAGAGAGCATGTTGAACACTGTATCAACAGTGTAAACCAGAATAATTCCAGATCTGGTTCTCACTTCCTACATGGAAAGGCCAACACATGGAGAACTAAAACTTGTTGCTACCCCAATAGAAAAACAtttctaaacaaaacaaatgtaactccaagtacaaaaaaaatatatcaggCAACATGATTCTTTCTACATAATGAAACTACTACATTGAAGACATACTTTATTGTTCACATACCTTCCCAAAACTCCCCTTTCCTATGacttttaaaaagtcaaagtctGTGGGCTTGgcactgaaataaaaatgacagcACATTAATATCCGTGcatgtaaaaatgtattatatgtGATCACACAATTGCAAgtttaataaaaacagcaaGGCAGCCTGCTTTGTGCTATATCATTAGATTTTTGAGAAAACATAAGATCAGATAGAACTTTATCCCAGGGAAAACTGCAGCAGTTGCAGTACAAAGTAGGAAAGAGTGCAAATATAAATACAACATatcaaatatcaaaaagttGCTATAAAACAGTTGACAGTAAACAGGTTGAACATACTGTGGATTTCCAGAGGGTCCCAGGTTAATGTTTCTGGAGGTAGAGTTGTTCTGTTTAACAGCAGAGAAAACATTACCTAGATTAGGCTAAAACTGAGACACACTCAACACTGATTCACTGCTAAGGACAGTTCTTGGATCGAAGAAATCAGTCCTTTATCTGTACTACAACAGCAATCTGTGTTTATTTTGAGCCTAGATAGACTATTGGAGGTAGAAGACCTAACTTCTCCACTATATCTGGGCTATCCAGCATATCAACAGAAAAGATGTGGTTAGACAGcaggaaaacaaaaatatacacaGAGAAATAGAGATATTGATCCATTGGTCAGTCACTCACTTTGTCGTCTTCGTCCTCAGAGGCATCGGAAAAGTTTTGCATTTTGTCCATCAGTAGAAAGGCCCTCACGTCTAGCCTGTAAAATTTAAGACAGACCAAGCAGTGAAATAACAGAAATAAAGTCAAATCAGCAAGTTAAGCATGACAAAGCAGAACAttctccatcttttttttttttttttttttttttaaatctaattcACACCAAGTGTGAAGTATGGCTAAACAAATTTGATCTGATTAGATTTTTTGATTCAGATCATTGAAGCCATTCATCTTGATAGAGTcagcaatgtaatgtaatataatgacaGTGAGAACACCAATCAACACTTACTGGTTGCAAAGCTGAGGATGTGAGACAATTCGCTTGATGAACTCATGCAAACCTGCTCTTCTTTGCTTGATGAACtcttaaaataaacttaaaattaATAATCAAACACTAGGCAAAACAACATGGATCGGGCAAAACAATgcaataatttttttaacatcagGTACTGGGATTCTGTTTTACTGCACATGTCATACATCAGCCTAGTGAACACTTACCAGGTTCAAAATTGTCCCCAAATATCCTCTTGGCAGGAATTTTCAAATTCATAGATGGAAACTGTTTCCTTAACTGCAATAAAAGATAAAGAGAGCAACAGAGAAAATGATGTAAGGGCTGGGAAACATCTATGGTCACAAATGTCAATGTGAACAGAATGTCACAAAATCCGGTAAATCAAAAGAATGAAACACTCGTGAACAGAATTATGCTAATGTGTTAGGTGAGGCATATGGTGTAAAATCAAAAAAGACATTGTTCCACCACTCACTGTGTTGTAGAGTTTATCAAACTCCGCATAACGCCTGAAGACAAACCATTCCTGTTGTCCAACATTGACTATCACTTTATAAACCTGAAAAACAGGCAAGTACTGTATCACATGCTAATACGGTCAATAAATATCATGTTATGCTAATTTTACAAAATGACCTTTTGTAGAATCGATTTCTACTCAGAACTGTATACTGAACAATGAACAGAATTTTTGTACGCACTGTGTAACGCTTTTTCTTGTCCCTCTGCTCGTTGTGGCAGGGTATGCTGACGTTGGGGAGACTGGGTTGCTCCTCCATCTTAGGGGCTGCCGGCATTCAATGGTGCAAGGTCATAAAGTGATGTGTCCTCCTCGAGAAGAGACTTCAAGTATACAACTGGCCCATCGCCATCATGGGTCACTGCTGCAGAGAAAAGACAACAGACCTCTCTGTCATTCAGGAAGTGAAACTGGTGTTCTTCTCCTCTCGACACATTTCCGTCTGCAACATTTATGTTGTTTACACCTGATATGATACTTTATCCCAGACTATAACTTTGTAAGCGGTTTCTAATTTACTAATTTGATTCCTCACTACGGTTTTGTCAGTTGCTTGCTTGTAAGGGCATTGCTGGTTAAAAGCATCATCTTGAGGTCCCTGAATTTTTTGTGGAGAGTGAAGACCGTAGCAAGTGTAACAGGCTACAACAGGAGGGTCAGTGAGCTgcaacattgcagtgtctgtgCAGACGCTTCtgcacatacagagacagacagacacacacacagacacacacacacagacacagacacacagacacacacacagggtctgTGACATTCTCCCTTGTTCCGGTCAGTAGAAAGGTATTTTTACATAACCTACCAGGGGTCTTTGAAGCTGGAGTTACACAATAGGTTAAGAGTAAGACCCCTGGAGTTGTTCTTCTCCAACGtttaaagagagaaataaagcttaTTGCTGAGGTGTAATAGACTCCTTCCCCTGACAACAGTAGCAACAAAAGGTGAAGACCTCGGGTCCCTGAAGGTGAAGAAGGGGGTCAAGTTCATTGctattgtaaaaagtgaattATCAATTGGAAAAGGTGTTATCTCCTGTATTCAACTCACCTGAGGACATATTAAAGAACTATTATGTATAGGGAAAATACTAATCTAAATAAAATAGACACACAGAGGCAGATCTCTCTTTTCCTTCACCATGAGTTATGTAAATGTGTCGGTTTCTTTTACAACAAAGCTCTTTGTTTGCTGCTCTGACTTGTCCATTGTTTTTATCTCAGTGAGGTCAGCCTAGTTTGTTCagtagtttttgtctttttaaccGCAACCCTTGTTGCTCTCACTGTTGTTTAGTCACAACACACGGAAAACTGGCTTTGGGTCAACATTCTCCTTCTGCGTAAGGATCTTGAACGCATCCTGAAGCGATCTCTCATTCTGCTCACGTTGGGGTGAGGGTACAGCAAAAGAGCGTCCCTCTTTAAAATGCATGTGTGCGATCAGAGGGACCTTCATGCCCTCTTCATTCActagactcttttttttttcctcttttgttcCGTTCAACTTTTATCAATTTCATTTTCACCTGCATGCATTAAGACAAACCACAAAGAGACCAATAACGTAAACATTTCCTTTATCACAATTGTCTTTACTTTTAAATCGATAAACTGTTTGGTCTATGAAAATAAAGCCCATCACAATTGTTGAGAGCCCATGGTGACATGTTAAAATCTCTTGTCTTGTtcaacccaaagatattcatttgatcacataaaacaaagagaaactgaaaatcctcacatttaagaaactgAAAGCAGAGCAGTTTTGGATATTaagcttgaaaaatgactgagCGATAcactgattatcaaaatagtggcTGCTAAATGTACTGTCAATTGATCAATTAATAATTTAAACTCATGTTAAAACTGTATCTTTACCGGCAACATGTAGATGACAAATGTTGGCTGTATTTACCAGTTCACCACTCCATGGGGGAAACCGTCAGattggtttgtgtttttaaaacctGGCTTTTAAATACAGAGAGCTGGTGAGGTTTGTACCAAACGGTTGGCTGTGTCCCTGAGCTGCTACACATCTGTGCATGTGTTCATGGTTAACTGACTCTGTACGTCACTGCGTAGGACCCGCTTTTTAACATTCCAGAAATACTTTTGTTCACGGGAAAATTAACCTACAACTATCTAGTACAACTTACATTTTCAGCTGACAGTGCTACTCCTTCATATGGAATGTTACAGCTCACTACACCCGCTCACAGACAttgtcaagtttatttataagAATTGAAAACAAAGCTTGGAAAGGCATACGGAGTATAAGAAGGAACACAATTAATGTTAAGCACATTTCCTAGCTGCAGTTTAAGCCCAGCATGCCCTGCATTTTCACCACAGCATGAATTAACTTGTGCTGACAGGCACAAATATGCTGGACTACTACACAGGATCAAAAATAGCATTCTTCCTGCTTAGCTCAAACACACATCCTTGCATGTGGATATCCTATGAGGATgttgaacatgtttttttttttctacgtGTGTGGCTGTGTATCATGCGTGACAAGCCATTTTAGAAAGAAAACGAAGCACAAGTCCCCCTACAACGTTAACTCAGATGTGAAAGCTCAATCAGGCATGCATCCACTGATAAACTCAGAAACACAGACCGTTGCAAGGTGAAATGGTTAGTGAAGATGAAGACACAAAGACCTGAAATAGGAAGGCAACCTATTTCAGAGGGGCTGTCAATTACAACCTTTATTATGTAGGGATgccccctcttagtcgattacgGTAGTTGACTAAGGGgagtcaactttattgttcttAACGTATATTATTTCTTTTCTGTCAAGCAATTCTAATTCTATAATTAGGTTTAGattcttgtcttttcatagtcatagttaaGATTTAATAAGCTATTGCACTGATCAAATCCCTACACTGTTCtcttttgcactaccaccattgcaCACAGTCTACCCTAGCACCTTTAACTCTTTAAATTTCTGTGAGTGGTTTTTATAaatgtgagatatatgtgtgtatgtgtttgttgtgttatgattgtctaagctactggatgcctaaaatttccctcgggatgaataaagtatctatctatctatctaattgGTCATATTGGTCTTActcaactaagatttctttagtagattgattagtcatttttttaagcttttttgaTCCTTAATGACTTCTTTCCGAGAAACATAtgagcacatttctggtaaacacaagatttaacaAGGTGctttgcatgattctttgtggagaaactcagtttcacagatctgtcgattaaaggtcccatggcatgaaaatttcactttatgaggttttttaacattaatatgtatgggactgcctatggtcccccagtggctagaaatggcgataggtgtaaaccgagccctgggtatcctgctctgtctttgagaaaatgaaagctcagatgggtcgatctggaatcttgctcttTATGAGGTCTTAAGgtgcaaggttacctcccctttctctgctttgcccgcccagagaatttggctcacccatgagagagagacatcatggctttcaaacaagcaaagtggcaacATCTCTCCTGCTCAATAGCTACAGatgcagaaatggcacatactagggaaagctcattgtgggactggctctagtggctgtaattctgcaccaaggctgaatttcgggaaagagacttcagattaaaggtgttgaaattaatcaaataatcgatgcatcgaatcgtggacatgggtGATGCTGCATCAATAATTGTCAGGCtcataatcaattatttctgtttacaatgtaatgtaggcctaacaacatttctgtttacatattctgttatgttttgcacattcaagaagtgccatgtgctcagtgctgtagttttatgtgtCCAGCTtttttagtattagagcactgcagaatgttttgtttttgaagcttgaaaagctataaattaaatatcctacatggctttaatagaaacatttatttgacacatcgggatgcatcgagatatcgaatcgaatttaatcgctgacatgataatcgtaattgaatcgaatcgggagatcagtgaagattcacacctctacttcagatacagtattaggggaccactaaggtctatataaaagcgtccaaagagcaccatgtcatgggacctttaaatcaactaatcgattagtcgacaaactCGTATGAGTGTTAGTTGAATAacaatttctttagtcgagggcAGCCATATTATAATGACCAGGTACttttaactttaaataaaaacaaacacatgtatTAAAAGCTGTTTAGGTTCACATCAAATGTTTAAACATTGACAATGCACCTAGATTAAACAGGTTGGACATATGCAAATTGTTACGTGTGGGATAAactgaataaaataaacattattgTAGTTTAGATGTTTCATATTATAATGCAACAGAGACAGATCTCTGATTGAGGAAGTGCAGCTGGAGAAGTGTGAGGGGCATGAACTCAGACAACTCTGGTGCGTGCAACTGACCTCAGCATCTGGACAAATTCCTAATCTGACCTGACTTTCCAGACAGCTCACTGATATCCACGTGCAAACTGTGGTGCTGACTTCCTTTTAGAATCAGCTTGTGCACTGACAAAATGACAGGTTCATCAGCCTTAAAAAATGTGAGATCAAAGAATGTTAGACGCTTTATGGGCAAGCCTAAGCAACTTCTCAGCATACCAGGTCTACCGAGATTTGAACTAATGTTGGTTGGCGTTTTTAAACTCCCACACCACAGTTCTCAGAGATGTAGCTCTCAAATAGTAAAATGCCTCTTGCCATCTTGCATAACGTGTATTGTTATACAAATACATGTTCTTCATAGCAACCTGTTACATCAAGGAACCAGTTGTGAACCTCCTCAACTCACAACAAGCGGAAAGTAAGCAGATTTCTACACAACAGAGTTATAATATTGTCAGCAGGGAAAAGAGAAAGGATTATCAAGAAAAGCATCCTTCTTGTCACTACAAACTTATTAACTGGGCTATATATAATAGCATCACAGGAGGAAAAACATTAATATACACATCCCCCAACTTAGAAATGGTTGTGTGCCACCACTGTCTACACCACACAGCTGAATCAACATCCAATGTGGATGGAAAATCATTTTCACAGCATATGAGGTCTGACACATGATTTCTACAGGCAGAGAACAATTATATGGGGGAAGTATAACACGTCCATAGAACACAGAATTGGG
The genomic region above belongs to Perca flavescens isolate YP-PL-M2 chromosome 22, PFLA_1.0, whole genome shotgun sequence and contains:
- the sgk3 gene encoding serine/threonine-protein kinase Sgk3, whose protein sequence is MPAAPKMEEQPSLPNVSIPCHNEQRDKKKRYTVYKVIVNVGQQEWFVFRRYAEFDKLYNTLRKQFPSMNLKIPAKRIFGDNFEPEFIKQRRAGLHEFIKRIVSHPQLCNQLDVRAFLLMDKMQNFSDASEDEDDKNNSTSRNINLGPSGNPHAKPTDFDFLKVIGKGSFGKVFLAKRKHDEKYYAVKVLQKKVILNRKEQKHIMAERNVLLKNVKHPFLVGLHYSFQTTDKLYFVLDFVNGGELFFHLQKERTFPEPRAKFYIAEIASALGYLHSLNIVYRDLKPENILLDHEGHIILTDFGLCKEGISQTDTTTTFCGTPEYLAPEVLRKQPYDNTVDWWCLGSVLYEMLFGLPPFYSRDTHEMYENILHKPLVMRPGASSTAWSLLQGLLEKDGPHRLGSREDFSEIKEHSFFSSINWEDLEQKKIPPPFIPNVSSYCDITNFDPEFTDEMVPNSVCWSQDHSIVNASVMEADDAFVGFSYAPASDDSFL